The Acinetobacter sp. GSS19 genome includes a region encoding these proteins:
- a CDS encoding 2-hydroxyacid dehydrogenase, with translation MRKKVVVFSQIDTEILSRLQQVYEVVQIDPKQGDVNEQLRAHVVDADGLIGAGRLLNEKNLATAQQLKVISSVTVGYDNYDVDYLNQRKIWLTNTPHVLTETTADLAFTLLMSAARKVTELDVWTKQGQWKRTAGPAQFGQDVFGKTLGIVGLGHIGAAIARRGFYGFNMNILYHNRREKIEMAQPLNAQYCGLPELLQRSDFVVIAVDLNADSQALMGAKEFAQMQSHAVFVNIARGSVVDEAALIEVLQQGKIFAAGLDVYEKEPLQESPLFSLPNVVTLPHIGSATAETRKKMVELAYRNLVDALEGRTPRYIVNPDFR, from the coding sequence ATGCGTAAAAAAGTGGTGGTGTTTAGCCAGATCGATACTGAAATTCTGAGCCGTTTACAGCAAGTGTATGAGGTTGTGCAAATCGACCCGAAGCAGGGTGATGTGAATGAACAGTTGCGTGCGCACGTTGTGGATGCTGATGGTTTGATTGGTGCGGGGCGTTTATTAAATGAAAAAAATCTGGCCACCGCCCAGCAGCTTAAAGTCATTTCCAGTGTTACGGTGGGCTACGACAATTACGATGTAGATTATCTGAACCAGCGCAAGATCTGGTTGACCAATACGCCGCATGTGCTCACAGAAACTACAGCAGATCTGGCTTTTACCTTGTTGATGAGTGCTGCACGCAAAGTCACAGAACTCGATGTATGGACTAAACAGGGACAATGGAAGAGAACAGCCGGCCCAGCACAATTTGGCCAGGATGTTTTTGGCAAAACTTTGGGAATCGTCGGTTTAGGTCATATTGGTGCAGCGATTGCCCGCCGTGGCTTTTATGGTTTCAATATGAATATCTTGTACCATAACCGCCGTGAAAAGATTGAAATGGCGCAACCCCTAAATGCGCAATACTGTGGTCTTCCAGAATTACTCCAGCGTTCGGACTTTGTGGTGATTGCTGTTGATTTGAATGCTGATTCTCAGGCCTTGATGGGTGCCAAAGAATTTGCTCAAATGCAGTCACATGCAGTATTTGTCAATATTGCCCGCGGATCTGTCGTTGATGAAGCCGCTTTAATCGAGGTCTTGCAGCAAGGGAAAATCTTTGCAGCGGGTCTTGATGTTTATGAAAAAGAGCCATTACAAGAATCGCCGTTGTTCAGTTTGCCGAATGTTGTGACTTTGCCGCATATTGGTTCTGCGACGGCCGAAACCCGAAAAAAAATGGTTGAGCTGGCCTATCGTAACTTGGTCGATGCTTTAGAAGGGCGTACGCCTCGTTATATAGTGAACCCTGATTTTCGTTAA
- a CDS encoding CvpA family protein: MNTLDLIILIILLIGGLNGLRQGLLKAFANLVGWIFALIVGAKYANLLAPSMQALSQDPVVQKIAAFAFIVLFIIVCTWLVTSILNGVLKSLKLGPINRLAGGAFGTLKGLLIVLITMQGLGPWVESSPHWKQSKFIQNLLPYAPMASEVSKDVASEAWKQMKSEEGSHQPSVSDPVKSRSEHSTNNPFN, translated from the coding sequence ATGAACACCCTTGATCTCATTATCCTGATAATTTTGCTCATTGGGGGGCTAAACGGTTTGCGACAAGGATTGCTAAAAGCCTTTGCGAACTTGGTTGGATGGATTTTTGCCCTAATTGTGGGTGCAAAATATGCCAATCTGCTCGCACCCTCCATGCAGGCACTGAGTCAGGATCCGGTGGTGCAAAAGATTGCGGCCTTTGCATTTATTGTGCTGTTTATCATTGTTTGTACCTGGCTGGTGACTTCGATCTTAAATGGTGTGTTGAAATCCCTCAAACTTGGCCCCATAAACCGTTTGGCAGGTGGTGCTTTTGGAACATTAAAAGGTCTGCTGATTGTACTGATCACTATGCAAGGACTGGGTCCTTGGGTAGAAAGTTCCCCACACTGGAAACAGTCCAAATTTATTCAGAATTTATTACCTTATGCGCCGATGGCCAGTGAAGTGTCGAAAGACGTGGCGAGTGAAGCGTGGAAACAAATGAAGTCCGAAGAAGGTTCTCATCAACCTTCCGTTTCTGATCCTGTGAAGTCACGGTCAGAACATTCAACAAATAATCCTTTTAATTAA
- the purF gene encoding amidophosphoribosyltransferase produces the protein MCGVVGIAGKSPVNQMLFDALTMLQHRGQDAAGIVTCQDGRLFLRKDNGMVRDVFHTRHMRALLGNYGIGHVRYPTAGSSSSAEAQPFYVNSPYGITLAHNGNLTNAEEIHEDLFKTDLRHMNTDSDSEVLLNVFAHELQKCNKFSPTAEDIFHTVSRVHERCKGAYGVVAMITGHGLVGFRDPHGIRPLIYGSRETEQGTEYIIASESVAITALGFKIERDIAPGEAIFINAEGELFTQQCATNPQYHPCIFEYVYFARPDATIDGISVYKARLRMGETLANKILREWGEDHEIDVVIPIPDTSRTAALELGNKLGVTFREGFMKNRYIGRTFIMPGQQQRKKSVRQKLNPVELEFKDKNVLLVDDSIVRGTTCNEIIQMARDAGAKKVFFASAAPMVKYPNVYGIDMPAKSELIAAHRSVEEIRQEIGADRLIFQDLEDLKDAVRTKKVPHLTEFDCSVFDGVYVTGGIDEQYLDDLQQKRSDSAKKKKDGYIDVNIDAASVDLSGVMEG, from the coding sequence ATGTGTGGAGTAGTTGGTATAGCTGGTAAATCACCTGTTAACCAAATGTTGTTTGATGCATTGACGATGTTACAACATCGGGGACAAGATGCAGCAGGGATTGTAACTTGCCAAGATGGCCGTTTATTCTTGCGTAAAGATAATGGCATGGTGCGTGACGTGTTTCATACTCGTCACATGCGTGCATTGTTGGGCAATTACGGTATTGGCCATGTGCGCTATCCAACTGCAGGTTCATCAAGCAGTGCTGAAGCACAGCCTTTCTATGTGAACTCTCCGTACGGCATTACCTTGGCCCACAACGGTAACTTGACCAATGCAGAAGAAATTCATGAAGATCTGTTCAAGACTGACTTGCGTCACATGAATACCGATTCTGATTCGGAAGTTTTGCTGAATGTGTTTGCACATGAATTGCAAAAATGTAATAAGTTTTCACCAACTGCGGAAGACATCTTCCATACGGTTAGCCGCGTGCATGAACGTTGCAAAGGTGCATATGGTGTTGTGGCGATGATTACTGGCCATGGCTTGGTTGGTTTCCGTGATCCGCATGGTATCCGTCCATTGATTTATGGTTCGCGTGAAACAGAGCAGGGCACTGAATATATCATTGCATCTGAATCTGTTGCGATTACAGCGCTTGGCTTTAAGATCGAGCGTGATATTGCCCCAGGTGAAGCAATTTTCATCAATGCAGAGGGGGAGTTATTTACACAGCAATGTGCGACTAATCCGCAATACCATCCATGTATTTTTGAATATGTGTATTTCGCGCGTCCAGATGCAACCATTGATGGCATTTCGGTGTATAAAGCGCGTTTGCGTATGGGTGAAACCCTGGCCAATAAAATCCTGCGCGAGTGGGGTGAAGACCATGAGATTGATGTGGTGATTCCAATTCCGGACACCAGTCGTACTGCAGCTCTGGAACTCGGTAATAAACTTGGTGTGACTTTCCGTGAAGGGTTTATGAAAAACCGTTATATCGGTCGTACCTTTATCATGCCAGGTCAGCAACAGCGTAAAAAGTCAGTGCGTCAAAAGTTGAATCCAGTAGAGCTTGAGTTTAAAGATAAAAATGTCTTGCTTGTGGATGACTCGATTGTACGTGGTACAACCTGTAACGAAATCATTCAGATGGCCCGTGATGCTGGTGCCAAGAAAGTATTCTTTGCTTCTGCTGCACCCATGGTGAAATATCCAAACGTCTATGGTATCGATATGCCAGCCAAATCAGAGTTGATTGCAGCGCATCGTTCAGTTGAAGAAATCCGTCAAGAAATTGGTGCAGACCGTCTGATTTTCCAAGATCTGGAAGATTTGAAAGATGCGGTACGAACCAAAAAAGTGCCTCATCTCACTGAATTTGATTGTTCCGTATTTGATGGAGTGTATGTGACGGGTGGTATTGATGAACAGTATCTGGATGATTTACAGCAAAAGCGCAGTGACTCAGCCAAAAAGAAAAAAGATGGCTATATTGATGTAAATATTGATGCTGCATCCGTTGATCTATCTGGTGTAATGGAAGGCTAA
- a CDS encoding M48 family metalloprotease, with protein sequence MKDVSRYLIKNKNMRWSASMCILAVILTIFILNACFGLIVHYFEPDQPILWHRFSPYFVLVILSIMLGSVVHEFYVFREGGHWLAKQIKARRLNALESTPEEMTVLRLTEQLAQNFSIEPPGIYVLSDEVGVNAFTAGFSPQDTVIILTWGALQNLDELELYGLLSHEFSQILSGETAENTRLKVLYSGLTTFSRWGSHIAKCGFDSPGSKRGNKFETILVAAGGLIWLVGSLGVMISRFIKYLTLGGRTFRNDQETKLLIRNDANIQTLLRIYVHHAGSQIHSEYSESIAHMCFANSLSPQSWLNIHPSIQDRLYKLNPHLLQDLRLENLKLGPHPKFSMSQMMDEMDQETYHPWTSPQPLPLLRLSPISFAIKDAIKPLKRQIRQNMSRPELLQRALQTSTGAREVMVAILMIRQYREFIPQDAEVSRAIIDALLHLDGRVHIQIFHDACQTIGKMPATVGRQFLTKLARIIQEDGEIGLLDALLLERVKYRLGLMPLHTPTSLEDVKPQVVRLIDALLHVQQINTLNQFDVRHQILQRVLNTDELPLYEEISDEPIDLAEILNDIAGLLLRDRLMILAVAELCLWQDRIITQDELDVLELLYWRLGFETDEIVDQMQKKSSIVIV encoded by the coding sequence TTGAAAGATGTAAGTCGCTATTTAATCAAAAATAAGAACATGAGGTGGTCTGCCAGTATGTGTATATTGGCGGTCATCCTCACAATTTTTATCTTGAATGCTTGTTTTGGCTTGATTGTGCATTATTTTGAGCCAGATCAGCCCATCCTCTGGCATCGTTTTAGTCCTTATTTTGTTTTAGTCATTCTCTCAATTATGCTTGGATCGGTGGTACATGAATTCTATGTTTTTCGTGAAGGTGGCCATTGGTTGGCCAAACAGATCAAAGCACGACGCTTGAATGCCTTGGAAAGTACCCCGGAAGAAATGACAGTCTTGCGACTGACGGAACAGTTGGCGCAGAATTTTAGTATTGAACCCCCAGGGATCTATGTACTGTCTGACGAGGTTGGCGTCAATGCATTTACTGCAGGCTTTTCGCCACAGGACACGGTGATTATCCTGACCTGGGGGGCACTACAAAATCTGGATGAGCTGGAACTCTATGGCTTGCTCAGTCATGAATTTAGCCAAATTCTATCAGGGGAGACGGCTGAAAATACCCGTTTAAAGGTGTTGTACAGTGGTCTGACGACATTTAGCCGATGGGGTAGTCATATTGCCAAATGCGGTTTTGATTCACCTGGATCGAAACGCGGCAATAAGTTTGAAACGATTCTGGTGGCTGCTGGCGGGCTGATCTGGCTAGTGGGTAGCCTAGGGGTAATGATTTCTCGTTTTATTAAATATTTAACTTTGGGTGGACGCACTTTCCGAAACGATCAGGAAACCAAGTTGTTGATACGTAATGATGCGAATATCCAGACCTTATTAAGAATTTATGTGCATCATGCCGGATCACAGATTCACAGTGAATACTCTGAATCGATAGCCCATATGTGTTTTGCCAACTCGTTAAGCCCACAAAGCTGGTTGAATATTCATCCGAGTATTCAGGATCGTCTCTATAAGTTAAATCCGCATCTGTTACAGGATTTACGTCTGGAAAATTTGAAACTGGGTCCACATCCAAAATTTAGCATGTCGCAAATGATGGACGAAATGGATCAGGAAACTTATCATCCATGGACCTCACCTCAGCCTTTGCCCCTGCTGCGCTTATCTCCGATCAGTTTTGCAATTAAAGATGCCATCAAACCCTTAAAACGTCAGATTCGACAAAACATGTCGCGTCCTGAGCTGTTGCAGCGAGCATTACAGACTTCTACTGGAGCACGTGAGGTCATGGTGGCGATTCTGATGATCCGTCAGTACCGTGAGTTTATTCCACAAGATGCCGAGGTCAGCCGTGCGATCATTGATGCTTTATTGCATTTGGATGGGCGGGTGCATATTCAGATCTTTCATGATGCGTGTCAGACGATTGGAAAAATGCCTGCGACCGTGGGACGACAATTTCTGACCAAGTTGGCACGGATCATTCAGGAAGATGGAGAGATTGGCCTGTTAGATGCCTTGCTGTTAGAGCGTGTCAAATATCGGCTGGGTCTTATGCCGTTGCATACGCCCACTTCACTGGAAGATGTGAAGCCTCAAGTTGTGCGTTTGATCGATGCGTTGTTGCATGTTCAGCAAATCAATACCTTAAATCAGTTTGATGTGCGTCATCAAATTTTGCAGCGTGTGTTGAATACAGATGAATTGCCGCTTTACGAAGAAATTTCGGATGAGCCGATTGATTTGGCAGAGATTCTGAATGACATTGCTGGCTTGTTGTTGCGTGATCGACTGATGATTTTGGCAGTTGCCGAGTTATGTTTGTGGCAGGATCGGATTATCACGCAGGATGAGTTGGACGTGCTCGAATTGCTATATTGGCGTTTGGGTTTTGAAACCGATGAAATTGTCGATCAAATGCAGAAAAAGAGCAGTATTGTGATTGTTTGA
- a CDS encoding quinone-dependent dihydroorotate dehydrogenase — protein MLYSLARPLLFSLAPERAHDLTLSLLKSAHQMGVIRANSIAKPVTCMGIQFPNPVGLAAGLDKNGAYIDALAALGFGFIEIGTITPRSQPGNPQPRLFRIPEAKAIINRMGFNNAGVDQLIENVKAAKFKGVLGINIGKNADTPVEKAVDDYLICLEKVYNYASYITVNISSPNTKNLRSLQSGDALTELLETLKNRQLQLAEEYQHYVPLVLKVAPDLNPDEIEFIAAKLLQFKIDGLIVTNTTLSREGVKNLPFGDEAGGLSGAPVFEKSTACLSRFAELLQNKIPLIGVGGIVSGEQALAKQQAGATLVQVYSGLIYTGPSLIKDCVDAMT, from the coding sequence ATGTTGTATTCACTGGCTCGCCCTTTGTTGTTTTCTTTAGCACCAGAGCGTGCGCATGATTTGACATTATCCTTACTGAAATCCGCCCATCAAATGGGCGTGATCCGCGCGAATAGTATTGCAAAACCGGTTACCTGTATGGGGATTCAGTTTCCTAACCCAGTGGGTTTAGCAGCCGGTCTAGATAAAAACGGTGCTTATATTGATGCGTTGGCGGCACTCGGTTTCGGCTTTATTGAAATCGGAACGATTACACCGCGTTCTCAACCAGGCAATCCTCAACCACGTCTATTCCGTATCCCTGAAGCCAAAGCGATTATTAACCGTATGGGTTTTAATAATGCTGGTGTGGATCAGCTGATTGAAAATGTAAAAGCAGCAAAATTCAAAGGTGTATTGGGTATTAATATTGGTAAAAATGCTGATACGCCAGTGGAAAAAGCAGTCGATGATTATCTGATTTGCTTGGAAAAAGTCTATAACTACGCCTCTTATATTACGGTTAATATTTCTTCACCGAATACCAAAAACCTGCGTAGCTTGCAAAGTGGCGATGCATTAACAGAATTATTGGAAACCTTAAAAAATCGTCAGCTGCAATTGGCTGAAGAGTATCAGCATTATGTACCACTCGTATTGAAGGTTGCGCCTGACCTGAATCCTGATGAAATTGAATTTATTGCAGCAAAATTGCTGCAATTCAAGATCGATGGTTTGATTGTAACCAATACCACTTTGTCACGCGAAGGGGTGAAAAATCTGCCATTTGGTGATGAAGCAGGTGGTTTATCTGGTGCGCCAGTCTTCGAGAAAAGCACAGCATGTTTAAGTCGTTTTGCTGAATTGTTGCAAAATAAAATCCCATTAATTGGTGTTGGTGGTATTGTGTCAGGAGAGCAAGCACTTGCAAAACAGCAAGCCGGTGCAACGCTCGTGCAAGTGTACAGTGGTTTAATCTATACGGGACCAAGTCTGATCAAAGACTGCGTCGATGCCATGACCTGA
- a CDS encoding M48 family metalloprotease yields the protein MKRVFLTVGLSWASMMGLAQPFYPAPQASQFDVPEIATGIGLIDQQNERLIGEKVYRQVQQQMPVLQDPWLEDQFMEVFARVQSQAQLGQPIGLLLINDPQINAFAVPGGLFALNTGLITTARNMDEVAGVIAHEVAHVSQRHYSRSQEAFKGQGLLALAGVLVGAAIASQANGDAGAAVMMGSQAALMDQQLTYSRNQEREADRIGMQYMYTAGYNPESMADFFEIMHRSTSRVSFLPDFWLTHPLTTERMSEARLRAHQLPKKSLQASDLDFEILKWYTAVLTNQTSESQLKSLAQNSAAGQLALASFYLKRGEYAEAQQVLNQVKVQMTQHHLLTLLQTDIYLGQNQLVQANQTVAAQQRIMPENRALALKLAEVLIRQQQAGQAQTLLQSWIDKNPRDLQVWRLMQQTAALQRQSPLYTVNVLRYRAEAEYWSGQEETAIRSLLHAQRLAKENSAISATIDRRLKQMQFERQMKI from the coding sequence TTGAAACGGGTATTCTTGACTGTTGGACTAAGTTGGGCTTCGATGATGGGGCTTGCACAGCCGTTTTATCCTGCTCCTCAAGCTAGTCAGTTTGATGTGCCCGAAATTGCCACGGGCATCGGGTTGATTGACCAGCAAAATGAACGCCTGATTGGCGAAAAAGTTTATCGTCAGGTGCAGCAGCAAATGCCTGTATTGCAGGATCCATGGCTGGAAGACCAGTTTATGGAGGTGTTTGCGCGTGTGCAAAGTCAAGCGCAATTGGGCCAACCGATTGGTCTGCTATTAATTAATGATCCGCAAATCAATGCCTTTGCTGTGCCTGGCGGTTTGTTTGCTCTTAATACAGGGCTAATCACCACTGCACGTAATATGGATGAAGTTGCAGGCGTGATCGCACATGAGGTCGCTCATGTCAGCCAGCGCCATTACAGTCGTTCACAAGAAGCTTTTAAAGGGCAAGGCTTACTCGCACTAGCGGGTGTGTTGGTTGGTGCTGCGATTGCTTCGCAGGCAAATGGTGATGCCGGTGCAGCCGTGATGATGGGTTCACAAGCAGCGTTGATGGATCAGCAGTTAACCTATAGCCGTAATCAGGAGCGTGAAGCAGACCGGATCGGCATGCAATATATGTATACGGCGGGCTATAATCCTGAAAGTATGGCTGATTTTTTCGAAATCATGCATCGCTCGACCAGCCGGGTGAGTTTTCTGCCGGATTTCTGGTTGACACATCCGCTCACGACGGAGCGTATGAGTGAAGCACGATTACGAGCGCATCAACTGCCAAAAAAATCTCTGCAGGCGAGTGATTTGGATTTTGAAATCCTCAAGTGGTATACAGCTGTTTTGACCAATCAGACCTCTGAGTCTCAGCTAAAGAGCTTGGCACAAAACAGCGCTGCTGGGCAGCTTGCATTAGCAAGCTTTTATCTGAAACGTGGAGAATATGCCGAAGCACAGCAGGTATTGAATCAGGTTAAAGTTCAGATGACACAGCATCATCTGCTGACTTTGTTGCAAACTGATATTTATTTGGGACAAAACCAGTTAGTCCAAGCCAATCAGACGGTTGCTGCTCAGCAACGGATTATGCCTGAAAACCGAGCATTGGCTTTGAAGCTGGCGGAAGTGTTAATTCGTCAGCAGCAAGCGGGGCAAGCGCAGACTTTATTACAGAGCTGGATTGACAAAAATCCAAGAGATTTGCAGGTTTGGCGTCTGATGCAGCAAACAGCGGCTTTACAGCGGCAGTCACCTTTATATACCGTCAATGTTTTGCGTTATCGCGCTGAAGCCGAGTACTGGTCAGGGCAAGAGGAAACAGCGATTCGTTCATTGTTACATGCGCAGCGGCTTGCTAAAGAGAACAGTGCAATTTCTGCAACTATTGACCGGCGTTTAAAGCAAATGCAATTTGAACGGCAAATGAAAATCTAA
- a CDS encoding nitroreductase family protein, with amino-acid sequence MTDSAVDTVHHNIHQRQSIGQLVEPAPDAAQLERAFQAALTAPDHHRLKPTRFMVVEADQRAAFGQLLAGALQDLGETDAVQLDRVQQHPFRAPLLVLALTQIHDHAKVPAFEQLLSSGAAIQNFLLSLQAQGFASMWRTGVVVESQWLKQQLGLQPHDFISGIIYIGTAAKAIPARADIQTQDFVQFWTV; translated from the coding sequence ATGACGGATTCAGCAGTCGATACAGTTCACCACAATATTCATCAACGCCAGTCGATTGGCCAATTGGTTGAGCCAGCACCAGATGCTGCTCAACTCGAACGAGCTTTTCAGGCGGCATTGACCGCACCTGATCATCACCGTTTAAAGCCGACGCGCTTTATGGTCGTTGAAGCGGATCAGCGAGCAGCATTTGGCCAGCTTTTGGCAGGTGCTTTGCAAGACTTGGGTGAAACCGATGCTGTACAGCTAGATCGTGTGCAACAACATCCGTTTCGCGCTCCACTATTGGTTTTGGCACTGACCCAGATACATGACCATGCCAAGGTTCCGGCATTTGAGCAACTGCTCAGCAGTGGCGCTGCGATTCAGAACTTTTTATTGTCTTTACAGGCGCAGGGGTTTGCCAGTATGTGGCGCACCGGCGTGGTGGTTGAATCACAGTGGTTGAAGCAACAGCTTGGCTTGCAGCCTCATGACTTTATTTCGGGCATTATTTATATTGGCACGGCAGCTAAAGCAATTCCTGCCCGGGCTGATATTCAAACTCAAGATTTTGTCCAATTTTGGACAGTATAA
- a CDS encoding NAD(P)H-dependent glycerol-3-phosphate dehydrogenase, with translation MTELKFTDLVEPVNIDQKTALRITVLGGGSFGTAMANIAVRNGCNTMIWIRDPVTAAEINSTHVNKRYLPDYVLEPGLRAESDLEAAVRDRDIILVAIPSHSFRDVLRQIKPYISAQAVISLTKGIEANTFSFMSDIIREELPEVPYGVLSGPNLAKEIMQGMPAGTVIASESELVRYAVQQALHSALFRVFGSDDVHGVELGGALKNIYAVAMGIGAAYNIGENTKSMIITRALAEMSRFAVKLGANPLTFLGLSGVGDLFATCNSPLSRNFQVGYALGKGKTLEQATQELGQTAEGINTIVQVRKRAEELDVYMPITNALYEVIFEHAPPLNIALSLMKNGHRSDVEFVLPHHEV, from the coding sequence ATGACGGAATTAAAATTTACTGATTTGGTTGAACCGGTAAATATTGATCAGAAAACCGCCTTGAGAATTACGGTGCTGGGTGGTGGTAGTTTTGGAACGGCTATGGCGAACATCGCAGTGCGCAATGGCTGCAACACCATGATCTGGATTCGTGATCCTGTCACTGCAGCTGAGATTAATAGCACCCATGTCAATAAACGCTATCTGCCAGATTATGTTTTAGAGCCTGGTTTGCGAGCAGAGTCTGATCTGGAAGCCGCTGTTCGCGACCGCGATATTATCTTGGTGGCAATTCCGAGCCATTCTTTTCGTGATGTATTGCGACAAATCAAACCGTATATCAGTGCACAAGCAGTCATTTCATTAACCAAAGGAATTGAAGCCAATACCTTTAGTTTTATGAGCGATATCATTCGGGAAGAATTACCCGAGGTACCTTATGGTGTATTGTCAGGACCTAATCTGGCGAAAGAAATTATGCAAGGCATGCCGGCAGGTACCGTGATTGCCAGTGAATCTGAATTGGTACGCTATGCCGTTCAGCAGGCCTTACATAGTGCACTTTTCCGTGTGTTTGGGAGTGATGATGTGCACGGGGTTGAGTTGGGTGGTGCACTGAAAAATATTTATGCTGTGGCGATGGGTATTGGTGCTGCTTATAACATTGGTGAAAATACTAAAAGTATGATCATCACCCGTGCTTTGGCAGAAATGAGCCGCTTTGCAGTGAAGCTTGGGGCCAACCCACTGACGTTCTTGGGGCTGTCAGGCGTAGGGGATTTATTTGCAACCTGTAATAGTCCGTTAAGTCGTAATTTCCAAGTGGGTTATGCGCTGGGTAAAGGGAAAACTCTAGAGCAGGCGACACAGGAATTGGGACAAACGGCAGAAGGTATTAATACCATCGTGCAAGTGCGCAAACGCGCCGAGGAATTGGATGTTTATATGCCGATTACCAATGCCTTATACGAAGTGATTTTTGAACATGCGCCGCCACTGAATATCGCTTTGTCATTGATGAAGAATGGCCATCGTAGTGATGTTGAATTTGTACTGCCACATCATGAAGTGTGA
- a CDS encoding SixA phosphatase family protein, with product MQLTLVRHGEAIPEGRGQAQDAKRPLTPRGHQQAQQTAAYLKDQIQPDVFVVSTLLRAQETLEHLQQYFPDVPVFLCDKIKPDDKAKDAIEWLSQLPYESIVVVCHMNVVAHIAEQLTQQPYHPFALAEARIYEQAVISNGLSTQQKAFIPTA from the coding sequence ATGCAACTGACATTGGTGCGTCATGGTGAAGCGATACCGGAAGGTCGGGGTCAAGCGCAAGATGCAAAACGTCCTTTAACTCCGCGTGGCCATCAACAAGCCCAACAAACCGCAGCATATTTAAAAGATCAGATTCAGCCGGATGTGTTTGTCGTCAGCACTTTATTACGAGCGCAAGAAACACTGGAGCATCTTCAGCAGTATTTTCCAGATGTACCGGTCTTTCTATGTGACAAGATTAAACCGGATGATAAAGCCAAAGACGCGATTGAATGGTTATCACAGTTACCTTATGAATCCATCGTGGTGGTTTGTCATATGAATGTGGTCGCTCATATTGCAGAGCAGCTTACCCAGCAGCCTTATCATCCATTTGCTTTGGCCGAAGCACGCATTTATGAACAAGCCGTGATTTCCAATGGTTTATCCACTCAGCAAAAAGCTTTTATTCCAACGGCTTGA